The sequence below is a genomic window from Silene latifolia isolate original U9 population chromosome 7, ASM4854445v1, whole genome shotgun sequence.
CGGCTCGTTAACACTCCTATAACACCCCTATGTACAACTATTACGTTATTAATTAAAAATTGACGTTAGCAAAACATTGACATTGTTGATCGAATTATATGGACATTCGTCTCCAAATCGAATCATACAAATCATTGTACTCCAATACAAGTCTTACATTATTTTGAGTAAAAAACTGACGTTAATAAAGATAAAATAATGTTACTAATTGAATTATgcaaatattatattattaattaaaaATTGACGCTAGTAAGACATACATTGTCATGATTAATCGAACCATACAAACATTTGTGATCTTAATCACACGATTTTCATGTTAGTGTTTAACTTCACATTAATATTTCGCGTGTTCAAAATATATTATAGAGTTGTAGAGGTTATTGGTTTTGAAGGCTTAGGGTTTCAAGTTTTTAAGGTTTAGGGTTTCGGGGTTTAAGGATTATAAagttttagggtttaattaggattaatagggtttagggttacgCAAAATAGGACATAACATAATTATGATAGGAAAATAAACGTAATGACAAATGCGAACGATTGAAATGATCGTTTTTATGTTATTCTAAAAGGGATAGTGTACTAGTTTGAACGTAATTGTGATAAAATGATCGTTCTATGCAATTTAATCCCAAATGGGATCGATATAAcatgttaataataaaattatcggtTTATGGGGGTACAAAGAGAATGTGAAAGATTGAACATTacattattaatgtaatcattttatGTGATTTAATGATAAACGTGATAGATTTAACGGGAACATTAACAGAATGATCGCTTAATGAAAGTTAATACTCAATGTGATCGATTGAGCGTAATTATATTATGGGATTAAAAGAGAAATGCaagcatttaatttaattataataGAATGATCGGATATGTGGGAATTAAAATGAACGTATATTCGAATAATCATTTCAACGTTACTAAAATTTACGTAATTGTTTAAGACAACTAAATAGATTATAATTTAGTTTAGCGTACGTGCTGATACCCTTTCTCACTTGGTTACAATGCTTGCCTCGAATATTGATATTTTTCTCCTTAATACCAGAGTTCGCTTCCTCTCTGAGTCATTGACCATCATTTTACCATTATATACTACTATTTAGTATTGAACCTGCGATCTCTAGTGTAAAATATAGCACTTCAACCAGTTGTTTAAGACACATCTACACAATTATCTAACTAAATTATTTGATATTAAAGTGTTATGTTTTCAAATTTTTTTACTCTTGTTATActattttggagggaaaatgaaaaaaatggagggaaactTTTTGACTGAAATATAAAATTGGAGGGAAAAAAAGGTTATaaatacaaccctaaaccctcCATTTTATTATCATTCATCTCCATTTTACTCCTACACAAAATCTAATTCCTTTAGCAAAAAATTTGTGAGAATGACAACACCAAACAAACAACATTTTGGTGACCTAATCGTTTTTCGCTTATTTATACAAGAAATGTTGAAGGAAGTTGGCCATGACGTAGTTTCGAAAGCTATGTCTCGAGTAGCACCGACATCCAATATGGTTTTAAAAAAACACGTACGAGGAGGAGTACATTATGGTTACGAAAAAATTATTGTTACGAAACTGACAAAATTATTGTTtcgaaaaaataataatagtaatccatttatattattgagtaattagTAGCAAATAAACCTAACTAAATATATTAACAAAGTCGTTATcttttttgaaattaaaaaaaaaataaaaaataaaaaaagataacaaaatatacaaaaaaataaaaaataaaaaaataataaaaaaaaaaaacgcggcTAAGAGAGAAGATTTTCTCTCTCTAGGATCCTCTGTAATTCACCATTGTTGCAGACTGCATCCTAGCTTCCATGGCGCGCGGACGAGGTCGACCCCCTAAAAGTCGATCGCCATTGAAACCACCTTCTTCTTCTCCATCTACTGATACTACTTCTGTGGTGAATTCTGCAATTCTTGATCAACAAGATGATGACCAGGTATCTCCGACTCGTCAACCCATTCTTCTTAATGATCTTCTTGTTGTTGCGGTTCATTCTTCGACTgttaagaaccctaattccccTAATTTGAGTCAGAATTTGACAAATTCTGTCCCAATTGTTGAAATTGATGTCCCTATTCCTGGTAATTCTTCACCAATTGTTAATGGCGGGATTCCGGTTTCTAACCCTAATCCTACAATAGAGGAAGTCTTGCCTAATGCTCCTGATGCTTCTCCTACTGCTCCTGTAACTGAACCTAATACTAAATGGTCTGAGGTTGTTAAGCCCAAACCTAGGTTGGGTATGCCCTTATTCCTTCATGAGGAAAGTCAGGGGGAGGGGGAAATTGATGTTATCATGGAAGACATTGCTGAAGAGCTTAAAATATGGGAATTTACTCTCATGGGTCATTTACTAGGATCAAAACCTACACTCAAGCAAGTTGGGGATTTTGTTTCTAAGAATTGGAGCCATATTGCCTCCCCTGTTGTCCAATATTTCAAGAAAGGGTGGTTTAGCTTTCGTTTCTCCTCTCAGCAAGAAATGAACAATGTTCTAAGGGATGGTCCTTGGAAAATGGGATCTTACTCCCTCATCCTTAAGCAATGGCACCCATCTTTCTCCTTTGAAATGGAGAAAGTGTCCATTGTTCCTCTTTGGGTCCTCTTCCCAGACTTAGATCCTTACCTATGGTCACCTATGGTGCTAAGTAAGATGTCCAGCAAGATTGGGAGACCTATGTTTGCAGACCTTCCTACCACCAATAAGGAGAAGCTTTCATTTGCTAGGGTGATGATTGAAGTGGACATATCTTCTCCTCCTCCCCTGGAAATCTCCTTAAACACTCCCTTTGGACCATCCACCCAGAGGGTTGAGTATGAGTGGATTCCCCACTACTGCTCTGAGTGTGGCAAGATGGGACATATGAGACAAACTTGCAAAAAGAACAAGGCAAAAACTGCTAATAAGCCAAAGGATGCTCAGAAACTGGTTAGCAAGACTGTTTATGTTCCAAAGAAGCCATGTGTGCTAGGTGGTACCTCAACATCTTCAGGCCTGGTAACTGAATCACTGGAGGAGGAGAGGAGCTCAGAATGCTGTGAGCTAGGCTCTGATTCTCCTACCTCTGAGCTAGTTGCCACCCCTGAGATTGTTGAACTGCACTCAGAATGCAACAGGAAGAGCCCTGTGAAGCAGcctcaaatagccttgaagagaggCCCTTCACCAGAGGCTAGACATAGTGTTAGAGTGGAAACTCAGAATTCCTTCAGTTTGCTCTCTCCCACTGAGGAGGGGGAAATACTTGAGCAGGGTACTTCTCCTGTTACTGTCACTGCTTTAACAAATGATCAGGTGTTTGACTTGGTGGAACAAGGAGTTTTAGAAGGAAGTAGCACTGTGGCACTGGATGGCACCTCCAAAGGAAACCAATTTCAGGAGGAAAATGCAGGAGATGCAGTGTGCATGGAGCATTCTAGGTGTACTGCCTCTTTAACAGGTGACCCCCCTGACAATCTCTTAACATGATAATATCAACTTGGAATGTAAGAGGTTTTAATAAAGCTGTCAAGCATAGTGAGGTTAGTAGTTTCCTCAGGACTAATAAAGTGGATATCCTTGGCATTTTGGAAACCAGGGTTAAGAAAAATAAGGCTAATAAAATCATTAGGACTAATTTTGGTAGATATAATTCCTTTTGTAACTACAACAAACACCACAATGGTAGGATTTGGGTTCTTTGGAATTCTACAACTACAAAAGTGGATATTATTGAGGAACACTCCCAGGTTGTCCATTGTTCTGTGAGGCACATTGCCACTGGTAGGAGGTTCTACATTTCTGTTGTTTATGGTAGTAATAATGCTGGTAAAAGAAAGGAGCTTTGGGATTCTTTGACTCAGTTTGCTACAAAGGTTGATAACTGGACTGTGATGGGGGATTTTAATGTGGTAAGGCATCCTGATGAGAAGATCAGTAACACTCCCCCTGTCCTCTCTGAATTAATGGACTTTAACACCTGTCTGCACACTTGTGGTCTTGATGACTTGTCTGGCTCAGGTTGTGATTTTACTTGGTTCAATAAGCATGAGGCTGCAACTAGTCTATTCAAAGCTTGATAGGGTGCTGGTTAATGAGAACTGGCTAAATAAGTTTCCTCACACCACTGCATCTTTTTTAGCTCCTGGTATTTCTGACCATAGCCCTACCATGCTTTATTTCCATGATGCTGATTTGCCCAAGAAGAGGTTCAAATTCTTAAACTGCTGGACTACCCATGAggattttaaaaaaattgttactGATCATTGGAACCTGAATGTGAGAGGGAACTCAATGTTCAGATTAATGGCCAAACtcaaaaatatcaagagttatctTAAGCTATTGCATAAGGATAATTTTTCAAATATTAGTGATAGAGTTAATGCCAAGAGGCTAGAGCTAGTCTCTTGTTTCCAGAACCTGAGATCCTCCCCCCAGTCTACTGAGCTCATTAATCAGGAATTGGCTCTCTCCAAAGAATTTTGGCACCTCAAGGAGACTGAGCTTCAAATTCTCTCTCAAAGATCTAAGAGTCAAAACATTAAGTATTCTGATACTTGCTCTAGATATTTCTATGCGAAAATTAAGGAAAGACAGCAATGCCAGATGGTTGGTGACATCCAAGGTACTGATGGTACTCACTATTCTGGTTTGGATAATGTGGGTGCAGCTTTTGTGGAGTATTACCAAACTTTGCTAGGGACTTCCACTCCTACTACTCCTGTGGATCCCTCTGTTATCTCTCAAGGACCTTGTGTGCAAGCTGATGATTGCCCTGATCTAGTTAGGAATGTGACTAGAGAGGAAATAAAGCAAGCTATCTTTGCCATAGACTCAAATAAGAGCCCTGGGGTAGATGGCTTTACTTCTGGGTTTTTCAAGGCAGCCTGGGACATTGTTGGCAATGACTTCTGTTGTGCTATTGAGGATTTCTTTAAAACTGGTTTCATGCCCAAGCAAGCTAATGTTACCATGGTCTCCCTTATTCCAAAAAAACAGGTGCCTCAAACTGTGAAGGATTTCAGACCCATTTCTTGCTGCTCTGTTGTTTACAAAACAATAAGTAAGATCCTCACAAATAGGCTTAAGGCAGTAATGCCTAATCTTGTGGGTCCAGAGCAAGCTGCTTTTGTGAGTGGCAGGAGTTTGTTTGAGAATGTAATGTTAACTCAGAGTTTGGTAAAGGGCTATAACAGGAAGAACCTTACTCCTAGATGTATGCTGAAAATTGACATCAGTAAGGCTTTTGACACCTTGTAATGGGATTTTATTTGTTCAATGCTCACTGAACTGAAGTTTCCTCCTAAGTTCATTACTTGGGTGATGGGTTGTATTACAGGGTCTTGGTTCACTCTTAAGATCAATGGATCTCATTATGGTTTCTTCAAGGGGAAGAGTGGTGTGAGGCAGGGTGATCCACTCTCCCCTTTCCTCTTTGTATTAAGCATGGAAATTCTGTCTAGAAGCCTTAGGGATATGTGCAAAAAGCCCAATGTTTCCTTTCACCCTAAGTGTTCCAGACTTGGCCTAACACATCTGGTATTTGCTGATGACTTAATGCTTTTTACAAGAGGTGACCTCCCTTCATCCCGAAGCGATTACTATTCTTGCTTGAGTTCTCCAAATGGTCGGGTCTCACTGCAAATTTGGAGAAAAACGAGGCTTATTTTGGAGGTGTCACTAACTCAATCAAATCCCTGATACTTACTGCCATTGGACTTAAGGAGGGGAGCTTCCCTTTTAGGTACTTAGGCCTGCCCATCCATTCTTCCAGGCTTACTGTAGAAATGTATGATGCTCTTCTTCTCAAGCTTCAGGCTTTAGCAGGCAAGTACTCAACTAGGTACCTTTCCTATGCTGGACGGATTCAGGTGCTAAACTCTGCTGTGTTTGGGCTGTGTAATTTCTGGTGTATGGGTCTGTTGCTCCCTAAGCAAGTTTCCtgcaaaatcatcaaaatcaGCAGGGACCTGTTTTGGGGGAAAGAAGATGGGGCCAGGAAGCATGTTTTCAAAAGTTGGCAAAGCATGTGTGTTCCATGGGAAGAGGGGGGTTTCAATATTAAAAATGTAAGCAATTGGAACAAAGCAATCATGCTCAAATGGCTCTGGTGTTTGGATCAGAACCAGGGTGCTATTTGGATTAGTTGGGTTCGCAATTACTTGACTGACCAGAGTTCCATATGGCATCTACATACTAAAGAATACCACCCAGAAAGCATTCGAGGGATTTTGCATGTTCGAGAGGAATGCATTGATAAGTTTGGGGATATCTTGGCAGTACAACGAATTCAGGCTCAATGTGTTGATAAGGGTAAGTTTTCCCTGGCCAAAGCTTATCATGTTTTACGAGATACCTTCCCAGCTCAGGCAGTGTACAAGGCTATCCATAATGGTACAATGGTGCCTAGACATAGAGTAACAACTATGATGGCTGCCCAGCATAAGTTAGCCACAGTTGATCAGTTAGTTGtcagaggtatgtatctagtgaACCGGTGCAGCTTGTGTAAGCATGAGGCAGAGAGTTCAGAGCACCTGTTCTTCAAGTGTTCTTATTCTGCTGCACTTTTATCTGCTGTTAAGAGGTGGATAGGCCTGAATTCTAGTGCCAAAGACCTTACTTCTCTCCTTCTATGGACGAATTGTCGTAGCAAAAGGAAGCACTGGAAGAATAAATGGATTAGCTGCAGTCTTGGCTGCCTTGTATCTGCACTTTGGACTGAACGGAACCTCAGAATATTTGAGGGCAATGAACGAACAGCTCCTCTTCTTCTCAAAGATATCGTGTACACTGTGACTACTCTTTTGCTCCATACGGTTAATGAAAATGTATATATGGCTGTGGTAGAGGCTTTGAATGAGAGGTCTATTGTTTTGTCGGATTAATATACGATAGGATTGTATAGATAGAGGTGGAGGTATAGCTATATTGTATAGGGGTTATTTTACTTGTAAGAAACTCATGTACTCCTCTTTTTGTTGGAATATATGAAAAtacctttcttgcaaaaaaaaaaaaaaaaaatatacaaaaaaaaatataataacaaAAAATATTCATGATCAATTCTATACTTAATTATAGGCATGATGTTAGGCAAGTATAATATAGTTATAGGCAACTATTGTTGGTAGAATAAAAAATAAGATATAAGATATGTTAAAGATTTACGCATTTTTTAAACTGATAAATTACAATATAATGAATTAGAATTGGTAAATAGATGTGCTGATACCCTTGCTTAATTGGTTACCAGAATTTCTTCAAAAATGTACAGGCCTTGCAATTCCACACGAGTTTGATCCTCGTTAGGGACATTTTTTTTACTCCTGGCACTGGTACTTTGCACGAGAACCAAACAGGAAATTTTCAAAGTCGAGAAATCAGAACACTGTACATCAGAAAACTAATTTCTTATTACTGCCTTTGGCAAAATCAACGTTGTACATCTGCTAATCATAAGCAGCTAATCATGCTGCTAATCATACATTCTAATATTTGAAAATAAAGAGCCAACACTAcatgtcataattttattttaatgtACAACATTAATTTTTTATTCCACCTGAAACTTCATCAAAGAAAAACCATGAGCATAATGGAATGCAATGCAGTAAGCGGCCCTTGGCAACAAAATTCAGTTGCTTGCTAGCAGAAATTAATTTTCGGAACCAAAAACCTGTTAATTTGCTAGTAACAAAAATCATTCTGCCAGTTTAACAAGAAACTCAGACAAAAATAATGATGCGAACATAGTCTGCTAATACCAAAATAACGAATTACAATTGTCTCAGTTTTGACTCGTTCTTGTACCGTGTCATCCGATTGAGTCCTCAAATTAATTTCTTCCAATGAAGGTTCATCTTGTTCATTTAATTCATCATTATATTCATGATTTAAATCCAAAAGGTTGTGATTAGAAGTTGACATTGATGAAGGTTAGGGTAGATACTgtatgattttgatttttttttatgataCCGTAtgaattttagggttttgattttttttttaataattagtaATCGTATCGATTAAAAGTTTAAGGTAGAAATTTTAAAAGATATTGATAAATATTTTGTTAGAATATCATATTATATTTAATcataataaatataattattattcATGAATCATGTTACCAAAATTAATAAAGCTttatgttatgaaatattattattatatggatgtccatatcttatagGGTTATAGAatatattatcttatggaaactctaccattgtatgtgtatatatacccctcataatggaataagaataTAGTTTTGTCTCCCTTAATTTCACTCTAACTCTTCTCTACAATTCTCTCTAATTCTCTCTTCCCTTTATTTtacaacacgttatcagcacgagtgTCTAACCCTATTTTTATATTTTCAATACCGTTCCCTATTATTGCGCAGGTATGTTTACGCAGGTATGTTTACTAATCTATTAGCTAtgtaaaagaaagaaaaaaaatatataaatcgATACACTTGTTACAACTTACACGTTTCATTGTTAAAGATCATGTTTGGTAAACATAACTGAATGAGTTTGATATTGTGGACTAAGGTAATTAATCTATTTTGATCATATAGTTCATTCAGAAGTATTTTATAATAGTGCATATAATTATTATCACATCAATCTTATAGATTATACTATTGATTATTGAAAAGTTCTATATATTTGGTGAACAAGTTTTCAAAAgggacatatcatataattttggGCCTGAAGTTCCAAAAGATTTATTTTACAAAGATGAGAGATATGTTCACATTATCACTTTGGCCTAAAGTTCAAAGTTTGaaagtgaaagatcatagatccatattagactctctaataaaaaattaaattatctcataatttatcatttaggtgatctatgtaacatgcatgcaaatataaaagcatgaaaatgaaagtttaaggaaaaacaatttccttacattgattttatggaaaaatgggcacaaactagttcatcttactagtttgttcttgaggttataccaaatggatgatcctccttactaatcttcaaagagaagatctccttcaagatgcacccaagaacttacccaaaaataataacaagtatttaactagaaacttgttaaaattatacccttgatattatttgtaatatttctaacatttcttagtaataaaaagtattactaacttcttagtaataatgaataataattttagagataTGATTGAttaatgttcacatgcaaaacatacaaaataatgtagtgtagaaatgaacaaaggatggagtaaataggaagggaaagtggcgggtgggtggagtgttgtagtggacaaattgtcttatatttttcattttacatcacatgcaaaatcttttataagataacttatggtagtatataaagtaaggtcaaatgattatgttcctaatcatccactactctattttacacggtccacttgcccatttacgggtccatgttggttcttatatttgtcgcacaaatacgtgtaattttattttaaatatcgtttcatgtttaaatacttccataattaattcgtccaaatcacttcgtaaatatacgtgtaccactacacatattatttacgtactaatattaatcacattaatcaattagtacgattttagtgaattaacaattaattaactaaaacccgtctcccaaaatttattattcaattatcacataattaaataataactgtcgttcctcgagttcgcaactcgaattctctcttaaaataattgactaaccttttagtctacaaatcaagggactaaataaattgtatctcatacaattaattagttgtctattggggttcgttcctataggtgtgaccgaaaggggtcagttgatcaccgccgtctcacgacaataacgtcaaactctagtcagccaaccgttatcgatttacgttaatcaactgacgaggatcaaataattaaatatctgatgatattccattaatgagatttattatgtagacgccctattgttgaggacactaactccaacaatctcccacttgtccgacacaaggtgtgcgctaccaattctcttgtccgttttaatctccccctcaatgcaaggtgtctttcaggtcgcacttgcacacgaacatatcgcgagtggttttatcgatcgggagtgtgactacctgaccggaaaaatctctcacagattacttccgagcgtggccacgcatttgtagtcattaattcctcgagtggccttgagatatagttacccaacgtgggtggacaattcatgtatgccctatctatcctattgcacaatacagctcaccatgacctagtaaatgcccttttggcctcctttcacggcacgacctaggacaaaaaccaaagtcactcggaaactgcacttgctcagataatagtctccagtcaaaagaatcgactcattagaacatcttagagatccccgccacgaccaggcgtctataatagaacttagggactctctaaatagtcactgtccggcaaagtgtcacacactctgcctatgtaatcgaccagtcatcacatatgaccttatggtgttgaacaaccatcagtcgacttacaatctagtcactccgagacgtcacctcattaagtgactagggacaaaatacaatgttcatcttattcacttgaatattgttcaacattattgtctccacaacttattcagataaacaaggtattcaatgttttcagtcaaactgaataattgagttcttaaagaaactctaacaatgaatgcgatcatcacttatgtaaatatcaatactctatccaatatttacataacgatcttcaaagaattaaggtatactgctcaatcacattgagatgacataaccatcatgtcaaccttatgccaacggctttggttagaggattagcaacagttgcatcactctaatttccattgcaattttcctttgttctatgcaatattttcatcacatagagcatttctaagtacatgtctaaacaagtttttagactctggttctaaagccagtcaaacactcccactgttttcacagtctctccgGAACGATATTCAAATAACGAATcgctctagttccattaaaatccggatatcaactatctcttttacaacatcggatgctgtaatgtacttagtttttcgttcatgatttatatgtataacacttatacatacacatccttcatatgacatcttttatgtatgactcctcatacatatttgctttatacatgtataacttcttatacatatatgtataacttcttatacatattattctttatgcacataacactcttacatgctaaccattccttaacgaggctcgTAATAtattataagcataggaatgtttccgtgtaatccttgtacacgaaattcataaattcctccaaactacaagagtaaatccttagtgcttctcaagtactcaaagatgctcttgataatcatctagtgacactcactaggaaatgattggtaatgacttatcatattctcaatatgatacgtcccgacgagagaagcttttagcatatttaatagatcctgcagcggaagcacaagagatcatattaattgttcaacaacttgaacgagtcaagaatcttatctcataagtctcttgactataatgctaatatccatagagatctatctcattagatccggatatttaacatgcgccatgctactcttaaatattcacccgagaatatttcaagtcactaatatgtcaaacacatattttagactaagaaatatcacctcggctacatttctagtcaataaTATGTCAAGCGCATATTTTaaactaagaaactcactttagctcccactaaactccatgta
It includes:
- the LOC141590452 gene encoding uncharacterized protein LOC141590452, with product MYDALLLKLQALAGKYSTRYLSYAGRIQVLNSAVFGLCNFWCMGLLLPKQVSCKIIKISRDLFWGKEDGARKHVFKSWQSMCVPWEEGGFNIKNVSNWNKAIMLKWLWCLDQNQGAIWISWVRNYLTDQSSIWHLHTKEYHPESIRGILHVREECIDKFGDILAVQRIQAQCVDKGKFSLAKAYHVLRDTFPAQAVYKAIHNGTMVPRHRVTTMMAAQHKLATVDQLVVRGMYLVNRCSLCKHEAESSEHLFFKCSYSAALLSAVKRWIGLNSSAKDLTSLLLWTNCRSKRKHWKNKWISCSLGCLVSALWTERNLRIFEGNERTAPLLLKDIVYTVTTLLLHTVNENVYMAVVEALNERSIVLSD